From the Panulirus ornatus isolate Po-2019 chromosome 58, ASM3632096v1, whole genome shotgun sequence genome, one window contains:
- the LOC139766536 gene encoding uncharacterized protein, whose translation MSPYFPILANSFSPSHSLSASDYQPTSLTKTPPRPPPGYSPTSDYSLYSSPTQESSPHHLPDPLTLQSCTVTSPPDYHPTWIPRAPTPPEYSPTSPTYNVFSPPEYVPACPSESHSSSASVPISPPAYHPSWIPKRIVDISEFSQHSSTSSTQSQWEEYVPTRPSHSQKSLPFRHSYPPPYHPTNIPSVATLECSAPYPAYHPYSSYYPHSSKLEEPSLNCRPHSPCYRPTSPNLNPPVYSSRSTSPSILPYVPSAGSYIPSGSSSSHAPNPSAMSPTHSLAKSEDASTSLSYNHPQSEDASTSLSYNPSSLSYTLTAPNHNEKYSPLSPGYSIP comes from the coding sequence ATGAGTCCATATTTCCCAATCCTGGCCAATTCTTTCTCACCTTCGCATTCCCTTTCAGCGTCAGATTACCAACCCACATCCCTCACCAAGACTCCACCTCGACCTCCACCAGGATATTCACCCACTTCTGACTACAGTTTGTATTCTTCCCCAACACAAGAGTCCTCCCCACATCATTTACCTGACCCATTAACATTACAGTCTTGTACGGTGACTTCTCCTCCAGATTACCATCCAACATGGATTCCCAGAGCTCCAACTCCTCCAGAATATTCCCCAACATCTCCTACTTATAATGTCTTCTCCCCACCAGAATACGTTCCTGCCTGTCCATCTGAATCGCATTCATCCTCAGCTTCTGTACCCATATCTCCTCCAGCTTATCATCCATCATGGATACCCAAAAGGATTGTGGACATTTCAGAATTTTCGCAACATTCCTCCACAAGTAGTACTCAGTCACAGTGGGAAGAATATGTACCAACTCGTCCATCTCATTCACAAAAATCACTGCCTTTCAGACACTCTTATCCCCCTCCCTACCATCCTACAAATATTCCTAGTGTGGCTACACTGGAATGTTCTGCACCTTATCCTGCATACCATCCATATTCTTCATACTATCCACATTCTTCAAAATTAGAAGAGCCATCTCTGAACTGTAGACCTCACTCTCCTTGCTACAGACCTACTTCTCCCAACTTAAACCCTCCAGTTTATTCTTCAAGGTCAACTTCCCCAAGCATTTTGCCATACGTTCCATCCGCTGGATCATATATACCCTCAGGATCTTCCTCTTCGCATGCCCCTAACCCCAGTGCCATGTCACCGACCCATTCCCTAGCCAAGTCAGAGGATGCTTCCACATCTTTGTCATATAATCATCCTCAGTCAGAGGATGCTTCGACATCTTTGTCATATAATCCATCCTCCCTTTCATATACACTTACTGCTCCAAACCATAATGAAAAGTATTCTCCACTTTCCCCTGGTTATTCTATACCTTAG